From a single Daphnia pulex isolate KAP4 chromosome 2, ASM2113471v1 genomic region:
- the LOC124188276 gene encoding clusterin-associated protein 1-like isoform X2: MSYREITDFIDKMCLLGYPRLISRENFRSTNFGLVAEILNWFCQQLDVNSGINFLIKTEQERVVFVTSVVKFLNTKLQIKLNPKRLYQADNIAVRELLNVANFFYEALQLARKGGDNNEPSLYGFGGQAEDVREMRQLASEITTKGASIHDFLGQEMRMKNQRDQVLQRTYELGQIETALQSKMKKMEVEISQKQEAIDSISNTEASMDQKIDKKSLELQRLRKRLETMKNIRPPFMDEFEKLEAELRQCYEDYVSKFRCLSYLDSQWQELEKNEQQELEERQAAARKMAERLRQEETLQALEAAVGGTWEGGQDFDLSSEGSLESPDLKDLNKSGSRPRIGSRRAGLKNESDLLDTDTEDSDLDAEDPRLEEGSDSDVTIDEWQNESRPWQVGPGNSNRPIARNEPLIKPIPANVSEDDF, translated from the exons atgtcgtaTCGAGAAATTACAG ATTTTATTGATAAAATGTGTTTACTCGGTTACCCGCGTTTAATTTCTCGCGAGAATTTCCGATCGACTAATTTCGGATTAGTAGCTGAGATATTGAATTGGTTTTGCCAGCAGTTGGATGTCAACAGTGGAATTAATTTTCTCATAAAAACAGAACAGGAGCGCGTAGTTTTCGTAACATCCGTTGTAAAATTCCTG AATACCAAATTACAAATAAAGCTAAATCCTAAAAGACTTTACCAAG CGGACAATATAGCAGTGAGAGAGCTTCTCAACgtggccaattttttttacgaggCCTTGCAGCTTGCTCGTAAAGGAGGTGACAATAACGAGCCTTCTCTTTACGGATTTGGTGGTCAA GCGGAAGATGTTCGTGAAATGCGTCAACTTGCTTCTGAGATTACAACAAAAGGAGCTTCCATACACGATTTTTTAGGCCAAGAGATGCGTATGAAGAATCAGCGTGATCAAGTGCTACAGCGAACCTATGAGCTGGGACAAATTGAAACTGCACtgcaatcaaaaatgaaaaaaatggagGTGGAAATCAGTCAAAAGCAGGAGGCCATTGATAGTATATCTAATACTGAAGCTTCGATGGAtcaaaaaatcgataaaaagaGTCTAGAACTCCAGCGTCTTCGCAAGCGCTTggagacaatgaaaaatataag ACCACCTTTTATGGATGAATTCGAAAAGCTTGAAGCTGAGCTACGACAATGCTACGAAGATTACGTCAGTAAATTCCGTTGTCTCTCTTACCTTGATAGTCAGTGGCAGGAACTAGAGAAAAATGAACAGCAAGAACTAGAGGAAAGACAA GCTGCTGCTCGGAAAATGGCTGAACGTTTGAGACAAGAAGAAACTCTACAG GCTCTCGAAGCTGCCGTAGGTGGTACGTGGGAGGGAGGACAAGATTTTGATTTATCTAGCGAGGGATCGTTAGAGAGCCCTGATCTCAAAGATCTAAACAAATCCGGATCACGACCAC GAATTGGGAGTCGTCGTGCTgggttgaaaaatgaaagtgacCTTTTAGACACAGACACGGAAGATTCTGATTTAGATGCAGAAGATCCGCGTCTAGAAGAAGGGTCTGACTCGGATGTGACAATCGACGAATGGCAAAATGAATCGCGGCCATGGCAAGTCGGTCCCGGAAATAGCAACCGCCCGATTGCACGGAATGAACCTCTTATCAAACCCATTCCCGCTAATGTATCCGAAGATGACTTTTAG
- the LOC124188276 gene encoding clusterin-associated protein 1-like isoform X1 has protein sequence MSYREITDFIDKMCLLGYPRLISRENFRSTNFGLVAEILNWFCQQLDVNSGINFLIKTEQERVVFVTSVVKFLNTKLQIKLNPKRLYQADNIAVRELLNVANFFYEALQLARKGGDNNEPSLYGFGGQAEDVREMRQLASEITTKGASIHDFLGQEMRMKNQRDQVLQRTYELGQIETALQSKMKKMEVEISQKQEAIDSISNTEASMDQKIDKKSLELQRLRKRLETMKNIRPPFMDEFEKLEAELRQCYEDYVSKFRCLSYLDSQWQELEKNEQQELEERQAAARKMAERLRQEETLQALEAAVGGTWEGGQDFDLSSEGSLESPDLKDLNKSGSRPPFKGIGSRRAGLKNESDLLDTDTEDSDLDAEDPRLEEGSDSDVTIDEWQNESRPWQVGPGNSNRPIARNEPLIKPIPANVSEDDF, from the exons atgtcgtaTCGAGAAATTACAG ATTTTATTGATAAAATGTGTTTACTCGGTTACCCGCGTTTAATTTCTCGCGAGAATTTCCGATCGACTAATTTCGGATTAGTAGCTGAGATATTGAATTGGTTTTGCCAGCAGTTGGATGTCAACAGTGGAATTAATTTTCTCATAAAAACAGAACAGGAGCGCGTAGTTTTCGTAACATCCGTTGTAAAATTCCTG AATACCAAATTACAAATAAAGCTAAATCCTAAAAGACTTTACCAAG CGGACAATATAGCAGTGAGAGAGCTTCTCAACgtggccaattttttttacgaggCCTTGCAGCTTGCTCGTAAAGGAGGTGACAATAACGAGCCTTCTCTTTACGGATTTGGTGGTCAA GCGGAAGATGTTCGTGAAATGCGTCAACTTGCTTCTGAGATTACAACAAAAGGAGCTTCCATACACGATTTTTTAGGCCAAGAGATGCGTATGAAGAATCAGCGTGATCAAGTGCTACAGCGAACCTATGAGCTGGGACAAATTGAAACTGCACtgcaatcaaaaatgaaaaaaatggagGTGGAAATCAGTCAAAAGCAGGAGGCCATTGATAGTATATCTAATACTGAAGCTTCGATGGAtcaaaaaatcgataaaaagaGTCTAGAACTCCAGCGTCTTCGCAAGCGCTTggagacaatgaaaaatataag ACCACCTTTTATGGATGAATTCGAAAAGCTTGAAGCTGAGCTACGACAATGCTACGAAGATTACGTCAGTAAATTCCGTTGTCTCTCTTACCTTGATAGTCAGTGGCAGGAACTAGAGAAAAATGAACAGCAAGAACTAGAGGAAAGACAA GCTGCTGCTCGGAAAATGGCTGAACGTTTGAGACAAGAAGAAACTCTACAG GCTCTCGAAGCTGCCGTAGGTGGTACGTGGGAGGGAGGACAAGATTTTGATTTATCTAGCGAGGGATCGTTAGAGAGCCCTGATCTCAAAGATCTAAACAAATCCGGATCACGACCAC CTTTTAAAGGAATTGGGAGTCGTCGTGCTgggttgaaaaatgaaagtgacCTTTTAGACACAGACACGGAAGATTCTGATTTAGATGCAGAAGATCCGCGTCTAGAAGAAGGGTCTGACTCGGATGTGACAATCGACGAATGGCAAAATGAATCGCGGCCATGGCAAGTCGGTCCCGGAAATAGCAACCGCCCGATTGCACGGAATGAACCTCTTATCAAACCCATTCCCGCTAATGTATCCGAAGATGACTTTTAG
- the LOC124188271 gene encoding ubiquitin carboxyl-terminal hydrolase 36-like has product MPASVADPVALVLRTALSGKKGPYSHETENAPELLEDRLAASAKRVLLSSIEYEPAPKQQLLSLDTLKSKYTVLNSSLSAKITSLNGSSPVTIQDSLPAPKVTLFRSEDVKVGWKGSVPVGAGMINMGNTCYMNSTLQALFHVPSLSNWLSSVRQCKNCDPNGSQLCVVCIIAKTLQSTHDKSGSVIKPILVYNRLKLICKHLVHGRQEDAHEFMRYLMEAMEKAYLQSVGGTKLDSRSKETNPLGQIFGGYIRTEVTCLKCKHTSTTFQHFQDIPLDIQHASTLDDALGHYFRRERLEGDNAYKCEKCKSKVPATKKFSIERAPNVLCIQLKRFGLMGGKMSKHIQFSRNLNLNRFLFHQSSGGPCVAYKFVSLINHMGPSQHCGHYTAIAEASNGQLYLFDDCSVRLISLNVAMSTGAYVLIYEKVQSSPSTPTNSMAKISNIQANSPAPSPKLPIPRPAIISEPSRPKIQIELKKADPLLTKPRLIMRNGSALFKSSTALPPSPVVTVAPVNVSAVKEEPRVVPVTAPKTSPLKNPTALVPYDGESSDEEPEKETATTNATTETHSSSAVLKATETKWQVSPSPTPIETPTTVSSNGGPTVATKWQVSDNTQQDNSSSSTTSSGSVSQKWIVRSLSDTESERANPTRSEQKVYYSDTEMDPPSTKDTPPLRKLGNKIRLISGKIFGPSTKQVDAKLTNETCKSKDATLPTEPVKETKSEPVKEEHSLITSTDPATNTLPADMPAKCSNVKWDGSRTTDTVKELLRMSHSGFSDQVRTWDGGKSHLTKQVEDDKRLQRKRTADDLVDEEIDKGKTKKIKSNKEENTESSPSRNGYNPFQVFQDSVQKNKDQKQQHHKPDHFNNNQSHNRYGYQGNRGKGFRSRGGSDHHRSKSQSWRRFR; this is encoded by the exons ATGCCTGCTTCGGTGGCCGATCCGGTGGCTCTCGTACTGCGAACCGCTTTGAGCGGGAAAAAGGGTCCTTACTCGCATGAAACAGAAAATGCTCCAGAATTACTCGAGGATCGGTTGGCAGCATCTGCCAAGAGAGTATTGCTCTCATCCATTGAATATGAACCTGCTCCTAAACAACAACTACTTTCGCTGGACACATTGAAGAGCAAGTATACTGTGCTCAATTCCAGCCTTTCTGCTAAAATCACATCCCTAAATG GATCAAGTCCTGTGACAATTCAAGATTCGCTCCCAGCCCCCAAGGTCACCCTGTTTCGAAGTGAAGATGTGAAAGTTGGGTGGAAAGGCTCTGTACCAGTTGGAGCTGGCATGATAAATATGGGAAATACTTGTTATATGAATTCAACGTTACAA gcACTTTTCCACGTCCCATCATTGTCTAACTGGCTGTCGAGTGTTAGACAATGTAAAAACTGTGATCCTAATGGAAGTCAGctctgtgttgtgtgtattaTTGCTAAGACACTTCAGTCTACGCACGACAAATCAGGATCTGTTATCAAACCCATTTTGGTCTACAATAGACTAAAACTGATTTGCAAACATTTAGTTCATGGAAGGCAAGAAGATGCCCATGAATTTATGCGATACTTAATGGAAGCTATGGAAAAGGCGTATCTTCAGAGCGTCGGTGGAACTAAACTCGACTCGCGTAGTAAAGAGACTAACCCTCTCGGGCAGATATTTGGAGGCTACATACGAACTGAGGTTACTTGTTTGAAGTGTAAACACACATCAACCACCTTCCAACATTttcag GACATCCCTTTGGATATTCAGCATGCCTCAACTCTAGATGATGCTTTGGGTCATTATTTCCGTCGCGAGAGGCTTGAAGGAGACAATGCTTATAAATGCGAAAAATGCAAGAGCAAGGTCCCTGCtaccaaaaaattttcaattgagCGCGCCCCGAATGTACTGTGCATCCAGTTGAAGCGTTTTGGACTCATGGGCGGGAAAATGTCCAAGCACATCCAGTTCAGTCGTAACCTGAACTTGAAtcgctttctttttcatcagtCGTCGGGTGGACCCTGTGTTGCCTACAAGTTTGTATCGCTCATCAATCACATGGGTCCATCACAGCATTGCGGTCATTACACCGCGATTGCAGAGGCAAGCAATGGACAACTGTATCTCTTCGACGATTGCTCCGTCCGTCTAATCTCACTTAATGTCGCAATGAGTACGGGCGCATATGTATTGATCTACGAGAAAGTGCAATCGTCTCCTTCTACTCCTACTAATAGTATGGCTAAAATAAGTAACATCCAAGCTAACAGTCCAGCTCCTTCGCCTAAGCTTCCGATTCCACGACCGGCGATAATTTCAGAGCCCTCTCGTCCAAAAATCCAAATTGAACTAAAAAAGGCTGATCCTCTTCTAACAAAACCTCGATTGATTATGCGAAACGGGTCGGCACTATTCAAATCTTCTACGGCGCTCCCCCCTTCTCCTGTTGTTACTGTTGCTCCTGTTAACGTATCAGCCGTCAAGGAAGAACCACGCGTCGTCCCTGTAACTGCTCCAAAAACCTCCCCACTTAAAAATCCGACCGCCTTGGTGCCTTACGATGGCGAATCGTCGGATGAAGAACCAGAGAAAGAAACTGCCACAACCAATGCTACCACAGAAACCCATTCATCATCTGCTGTTTTGAAAGCTACCgaaaccaagtggcaagtCAGCCCATCTCCAACTCCTATTGAGACACCAACTACAGTGTCAAGTAACGGTGGGCCCACAGTCGCCACTAAGTGGCAAGTATCAGATAACACTCAGCaggacaacagcagcagcagtaccaCTAGCAGCGGCAGTGTCAGTCAGAAATGGATCGTTCGATCATTGAGTGATACTGAATCAGAAAGAGCTAATCCAACACGTAGTGAACAGAAGGTTTACTACAGCGACACAGAGATGGATCCACCCTCTACTAAGGACACACCACCTTTAAGAAAACTGGGTAACAAGATTCGTCTCATTAGTGGGAAAATATTTGGACCTTCCACTAAGCAAGTCGACGCAAAACTGACAAACGAAACTTGTAAAAGTAAGGATGCAACCCTTCCGACTGAACCAGTCAAAGAAACGAAATCCGAGCCCGTCAAGGAGGAGCATTCCCTCATAACCAGCACTGACCCAGCAACGAATACACTGCCTGCTGACATGCCTGCTAAGTGCAGTAATGTAAAATGGGATGGAAGTCGCACTACTGATACAGTAAAGGAATTACTCCGCATGTCTCATAGTGGATTCAGCGATCAAG tTCGAACTTGGGATGGAGGCAAAAGTCATTTGACGAAACAAGTAGAGGATGACAAGCGCTTACAGCGCAAACGGACAGCTGACGACTTGGTGGACGAAGAAATAGACAAGGGAAAG ACTAAGAAGATCAAGTCCAACAAAGAGGAAAACACTGAATCCAGTCCTTCTCGCAATGGTTACAACCCGTTCCAAGTGTTTCAAGACTCTGTTCAGAAGAACAAAGACCAAAAGCAGCAACATCATAAACCCGATCATTTTAACAATAATCAATCTCACAATCGATATGGTTATCAAGGTAATCGGGGTAAGGGCTTTCGCAGTCGTGGAGGATCAGACCATCATCGATCGAAAAGTCAATCTTGGCGTCGGTTTCGGTAG
- the LOC124188277 gene encoding F-box only protein 31-like — translation MELFSLPHEVLEAIISLLTPLDIISLSSTCKFFHELMLSDKVWVTSCYTKFGIKLRASGGFAQKFYKKVLHKYGKFLGLWNRHADCYGGLLHIKYLDEKLCAYDLQLPKDPHISNPLRPKIVFSIELDELDTLSITCCINPLKKHQCTLHYGKKALTPSSPQSFYLTRQCANGIENADHQDILDDLENWLDEQSDYLGEHSAYTRTQMIYKYMVLRQTALKTHYSKLVLPQQCDFRVPIKPGLFKGTYSSHGLELIMLTYEEVNKVNAVKISGDQNIPAGQITFRADLPFCMHLSQREQESFENIESVQPASSEVEWHELPTPQPFVVPCDCVERHDQVPDSCKARFHGFGQIAEEGFREPTFVEGHWIVFNENLFGFLWISLQALSMYHRVQEELTN, via the exons ATGGAATTGTTCTCATTACCACATGAAG TATTGGAAGCGATAATCTCTCTATTAACGCCACTAGATATTATTTCTTTGTCATCGACCTGTAAATTCTTTCATGAATTGATGTTGAGTGACAAAGTTTGGGTAACATCATGTTACacaaaatttggaataaaattaCGTGCTAGTGGTGGGTTTGCACaaaagttttataaaaaag TGTTACATAAGTATGGGAAATTTTTGGGCTTGTGGAATAGACATGCAGATTGCTATGGAGGGCTATTACATATAAAG tatttagATGAGAAATTATGTGCCTATGATCTACAACTCCCCAAGGATCCACACATAAGTAACCCTTTGAGGCCAAAAATAGTATTTTCAATAGAGTTAGATGAACTGGACACCCTGAGCATTACATGCTGCATCAACCCGCTTAAAAAGCACCAATGCACTTTACATTATGGGAAAAAG GCATTGACTCCAAGTAGTCCTCAGTCATTTTACCTAACAAGGCAATGTGCAAATGGTATTGAAAATGCAGATCACCAAGATATTCTTGATGATTTAGAGAATTGGCTTGATGAACAGAGTGACTATCTTGGAGAACATTCAGCGTATACTCGAACACAAATGATCTACAAGTACATGGTACTTCGACAAACAGCTTTAAAAACTCATTACTCGAAACTAGTTCTCCCTCAACAATGTGATTTTCGCGTACCAATCAAACCAGGACTATTCAAA GGGACATACTCATCCCATGGCCTAGAGCTAATCATGCTTACCTATGAAGAGGTGAACAAAGTGAATGCTGTTAAAATTTCG GGTGATCAAAATATTCCGGCTGGTCAAATTACTTTTCGCGCAGATCTCCCATTCTGCATGCACCTCTCCCAAAGAGAACAGGAAAGCTTCGAAAATATTGAATCAGTACAGCCAGCTTCATCAGAAGTTGAATGGCATGAGTTACCTACACCACAGCCTTTCGTTGTTCCATGCGATTGTGTTGAGCGTCACGATCAAGTGCCCGACAGCTGCAAAGCAAG ATTCCACGGTTTTGGACAGATTGCAGAAGAAGGATTTCGAGAGCCTACGTTCGTTGAGGGTCATTGGAtagtttttaatgaaaatctATTCGGCTTCCTGTGGATAAGTTTGCAAGCCCTCAGTATGTACCACCGTGTTCAAGAGGAATTAACTAATTAA